DNA from Kitasatospora acidiphila:
AGCGCCGGATCGTACTCGGCCTGGACGAACGCCTCGACGGAGGCGAGCCAGAGCTTGCGGGTGTCAGCGAACGAGGTGAGCATCTGGCGCCAGAGCTCCTGGTACTGCCCGCTGTCGTCGACCGCCGGGTCGAGGGCGGCGGCCAGGGCCGCGCCGAGATCCTGCCCCCACTCGTCCATCGCCCGCACGAAGGCCGCGGTGAGCAGCGCGTCCCGGGAGCCGAAGTGGTAGCCGATCGCGGCATGGTTCACGCCGGCGGCCGCCGCGATGTCGCGCACGGTGGTGCGGGCCCAGCCCTTCTCCTTGAGGCACTGGGCGGCCCCGGCCAGCAGGTCTTCACGGTTTCCCATGGCGCCAAGGCTAGCGCCAGCTGAACCAGTCGGTTAAGCCATTCGGTTTATCCAGCTGGCGAGTGTGACACTTGATGGGCCCGCGGAGATGGCCGGGCCCAGAAAACCGAGGTGCGGTCCCCCGCCCCTCCTTGCGACCCTTGAGGGATGCCCGCGATGAGTTCCTCCGCCGCCCGATCCGCCGACGCCGCCGCCATCGGGGAGCTGGCGGCCCGGCTGCCCGAGCTGACGCTGCGCGACCAGCAGCGGATCGGCCGCCGGCTGGACGGGGCGCGCCGGGTGCGGGGGCCCGAGGCCCGCGCGGCCATCGCCGCCGAGCTGGCCGTCGAGATCGACCGCGCCGAGCTGCGGATCGAGCAGCGCCGCCAGG
Protein-coding regions in this window:
- a CDS encoding TetR/AcrR family transcriptional regulator; its protein translation is MGNREDLLAGAAQCLKEKGWARTTVRDIAAAAGVNHAAIGYHFGSRDALLTAAFVRAMDEWGQDLGAALAAALDPAVDDSGQYQELWRQMLTSFADTRKLWLASVEAFVQAEYDPALRELLLDAQRQGRRGLAAALLKVPEETVDESAARTVGAVQNALLVGMFTQWLMDPEGAPTAEEVLAGLRALGRLAGN